The genomic window TTCCTCAAACCCCATTTCTGAGAAGACAAAGGATATTCCAAGCTATCTAACCGCAGTGCCCGGGAGATGGGGAGGTTGAATGAGGGTCTGTCCCAGAAAGGGCGTGGTCGGAAACCCCAGACCCTCCCCCTGGGGCAGAGAGCCCCGGCCTGGGTCAGCATCTCCCATGATTCCCAGCCTCTTCTGGGAGCACGAAGGGCCCCTCCCCCGCCTGCTCTCACCCTTCCCGGCCTGGGGACCGAACCACCAGCACCTCTTGCTGTTCCCATCCCAACTCCATTCCCCCCCACGTGCCTCCCCCTCCTCTCACGGTGCCCGTTCTATAAGCAGTAAACTTCCCTTGGGGTTCCTTCCAAAACAGCCCCCCCCACCTGGGGGGCCGGGACCTGGCCTCCCCCCCACTGGCTGCCCCTTCACCCACTCGCCCCAGCGCCGGCTCCGCCCCATTCACGCCCAGCACCCAGTCAGACCCGTCCCTGTAGGCCCCCggcccccttcctcccccccactgTTCTGCCCCAGCTTCAGGGTGACCCGCAGGCCGGATGTCAGAACGGATGTTGGGGGTCCAGCAGGGGGCGCTCATCTGGGCCCTTGAGCCCCCTGCCCCCAAACGCCGCAGCCCCCAGTGCAGGGTCCGCGAGTCCGGGCTATCAGCCGTCCGAGCCTGATGGTTTTTACCCTCATGTTCCCTCACGCCCCCCCAAGCGTGGCCCCTGCTGCCCCTTCTGGTCTGGCACCCACAGGCTGCGCCCTTGTGCCCCCCCAGGGACCTCCGCGGACCACCCAAGGCTCCACCTTCCAGCCGACCTTTATCTCTGGTCCCCCCCACCGCTCCGTCCCCGCCCCCCCTTTTAAGAAGGGCGGGGCGCACAGTAGGCGGGCACTCGCCAAGTGAATGGAATTAGCTCCGATGCCCACCGCCTCCGGCGCCCCCTGCTGGTCCGCCGCGGCTTGCGCAGGCTCCTGCCCCCGGTCCTCCCGCTCCCGAGGCCTCCTGGGCCTTGTCTCTCCTGCACCCGGCGCCCTCCTCCCCCGCCCCGCCGGGCCGGGCCCCTCAGGTGAGTCACGGAGTCCCTCCCACCGCGCCGGAACTCCCATGGTCTGGCCGGGCCCGCGCTTTTGGTGAGTGACCCAGGCTGGATGGGGGCTTGGTCACCACGGGCGGCGCCGACTCCCGCGGGGCCGGCCTGTCCCCCCCGCTCCTCTGGGAGGTCTCGGCTGCTGCCCATCCCCAAGTCCGGCCCTAACCCCTCCCGGTTTTGTGGCTCCCCCCCAGGCGAGTTCCAGGTTCGGGCCCTCTTCTGCACCGGGCGCAGCCTCCCAGGGAGGCCCAGCCTTCCCCTTGGTGCCTGAGAGGACAAATGACCTCACTGAGCGCGTCCGCGGGGGCCGACGGGACCCTGGGAGCTCAGAGTCCCGGGAACcgagtgggggggggaggggggaggtggggaggttCTCCGAGGAGGGCGCGCGTGCTGGGCGGGGGCCCTTGCACCGTTCTGAGCAGCCCCCCGCGCTGTGGCTCGAGACGGAACCCCCGGTCGGGCACCTGGTCCCCGGGCCCAGAATTCTCCCAGGACAGTTTCCCGGCCAGCGGATGATCCCACGCCCCGAGAGCATGGGGGAGGGGCGGAACGGAGGCCGGACACACGGCGGACCTGAGTCGCCAGGGCCTCTGGACAATGGCGTCACAACTCGGCAGTCACTGTGGCCAGCGCCGCCTCCTCCGGCCGGGGCCTGAAACTTGTGGCACTTTACCCGAACCCCGCGGGTCTGGGGCGCAGCTCCCGgcgcctccccctccccctccggttAAAAGGTAAACTGCTCCCGGGCAGCCTCCACCttagcttttctttaaaaaaagccaCAGATGCGGTAAtaaaggatttattttctatttttgctgGGGCAGTTGGGGTCaaggtcccacagccaggaagtgtgtctgaggccagatttgaactcaggtcctcctgactgcaggggtGCTGCTCTGCCCactgcgcccccccccccccccccccagcgtttattttttcaaacctttttccaattacacgtaAAGGTTCCTAACGTTCTTTCTCGCCGGGCGGGCCGGCGGAGGGACGGACAGAGGGCACAGGCGCGGGCTGAACACAAAGGGAGGGTGAAATGAAGCAGGCGCACCGGGAAAGGGGGACGCGGGATGGCAAATAACCTGCCATAAAAAAGGGGCAAGAAAACGGGactggagagggggaggggggcgggaGGGGGCGAAACTTGCCCTGCTGCGCTCTGGCCCCCACAGACCCACTGCGGAGAgaaccccctccccccactaACCAGGGTGCCTTTCGGCTCCAAGTCGTGAGAAATGAGGAGGTCCGGGCGGCAGCCTGGGCGCTGCGGCCTTTGCACGAGAGCGAGTCCCCGGAAACTCGCAACTTTCTTCAGTCAGAGCACAGAAAACGGAGGCGGGGGCCCGAGCCGCCACACGTGGGGGGGTCCCCAAGCCCTGGGGAGAGAATACAGGGGGCAAGCCCAGCCAGCCCCGGAGCGAGGGTCTCGGGAAAGGCCTCGCTTCCCAAGCGGCGGGACCGAGCCACATTCACGAAGCTCCCGCCGGGCAGCCGGGCGGCGAGGAGGGGGCAGCAGCAGCCCCTGGCCCGGCGCCCTGACTGCCTCAGCAAAGTGTCCAATGGAAGACAGCGAAAGACGAGACCTGTGCCAAATGGCCGTAAGTGCTCGCGGATCCTCTGACCTAACACCACCCAAGAgagataaaataaacaaagaaaaactacCTCTAAGTACAGAGTCCTCCTGGAGCTCTCCTCTGGGCACAAAAAGGCATGGAGGGGACGCCCCTCGCTGGGCCGTGCTCAGTGGGGAACACTGGTTCTGCGGACCATGAGCAGGAGGCTCtcgggaagaaaagaaaagccacCAAGTCCCGGGGGACCCCGGCAAAGGGGCACACGAGCACAAAGGGCGGCCCCGATCCGGACGCGGCTGCCCCCCAGGACTCGGGGTGAGAAACGCGCAACGGTCCTGCGACCGACGGCTGGGAACATTTTTACACTTGATGTCTCCCGAGGTTCCCTCGGGGTGGGAGGCcctgttttctttcccaacttgACTCTTATGGAAATGTCTTGCAttacttcacatgtggtttcttaatggaaGGGGGCGGGAGAGCACCAGAACTCAAAAACCCTAAAAACAAACGTGAATCAagtttgttttgaatgtaactggggaaaaaatcaaacaaaaaagatgaaaacccAAGTGGCTCCAAATTGCGCCCCCTTACTGAGAAGGCGAGCAGCTGAGGGAGGACACAAAAGTGCAGTCCTGCAAAGTGATCGTGGTAAAGAAatggcagaagaaaaaaacattaaaaagcgCACTCCCAGAGCGGGCACTTAAGAAGGGTGTTTGGCTCATTTGCTCCCAGCCGGCCCGGCTGCTCCACATGGTCAGTGCTGGCCAGCCTGAAGGCCAAGCTCCCCAAAGGCGCCCCCCCATGCCCGGCTCTGAAGCCCCCATTGCCAGCACCCGCCTTGGTCTTGACAAGCAGGGCccgggtggggagggggaggagggcacCTGCCCACTGCCAGGTCGCTCTTCAGGGTGCTCTGCCCACCCTCCCAGCTGCTCTGCTGGAGCGTCACGCTTCCTGGACGTCTCCCCTCACCCTCCTCACCCAGGGCTCTCCGGCGGGCAGGGCCACGCCTTTCTCTCCCAACTCCCTCCTCTGCCAAAGGCCTCAGTCTTGCACGGTGCAACTGCTGGCCAGCGGCGGGCAGCCCGGGTACTCCTGCAGGCTCGGGTCGTCCAGGTCGCCACGGTCGCCGTGGCTGGTAGAGGCCGGCTGGCCGGTGGGGGGGCCTGTggtcctcacacacacacagcggGGCTTCTTCCCCCCCGGCTGATACAGCTTTCTGGGGACCCCGGCCCAGGCCCTGGTCACGCCTCCGCTGCAGACAGAAGAGCAGAAAGTGGCCCTGGAGTTTAGCCTCCCAGAGCCAAGGATTGGGGGGGAATCCTCTCAGAGAGTGGGGGGCACCTCCCAAAGGATGCTCCACTGACCCCCCCCCCCGATGTCTCACAAAGAATCCCCACCTGCCCTTGCTGAGAATATGGGGACCCTAGACCTAGGAGACAGAGTCTGAGGGGCACTGTGGGGGGGACAGAGGTGGGGAGAGCAAGAGCCGGGGAGGCCCCGGCCAGGTCATTCTGACATTCTCTCCAAAAGCACAGCTGGGAGGTCCTACAGCACCAGTGGAGGTGACAGACGGGGGCTGGGGGCCCCCCAAGGAGGAGCAGCCGCAGCAAAGGGCACAGGCGTGGGCAGCATGTgccgatgcattgttggtgaagctgaGACTCGGGAAACTCATTCTCAAAGGTCCAGGTCCCGGCAAACGAAATGGCCACAGCCTCCCTTCCGCCACTGTTGGGGTCCCCTCTGCCTCCCCCCACTGCGGACAGCAGCACCTCCTCACACACAAGCCGGGCCTGGGGGGGCACAAGGGAGACTCCGGGGGGCAGCGGATCCTGCCGCGGCCATTCATCCCCTGGGTCTTGGGCCCGGTCACCCTGCGGCCCAGCTCTTTCCTCCCCCAGAGGATTGtttggtctggaatcaggaagtcctgcattcaaatgcagcctcagactgGGCAAGTCCTTTCACCTAGTCTCCCTCAGTCTCCTCATTGGTAAACCGGGGCAGTGATAGCGGCCATctctcagggctgttgtgaggaccGGAGCAGGTAATGATCACGAAGCATTGAGCACAATTAccagcacacagtaagcactacaTAAAGGCTCTCACTGAAATCTTTAATAGttggaggaagggaataagcatttattaagcacctactctatgcCAGGCAGGTCACTATGTCCCAGAGATGCCCCTCCCAGAGACGGAGGTCCCCGCCAACTTCCTGCCCATTTACCTCTGTTTGGAGCACCAGAAGCGGCCCGGGCTGGCCAAACTCCACTCCGAGTTGCACGGGGGGAACTGCTGCCTCTGCCCGTCTTCCTTCTCCCTGGCTGCCACCCCCTGGGCCATGGTGGCCTCCGCCAGGAGGAGGGCAGGAGTGGGCTTTCCATTTTCCTCGTAGAACCTTCCTATCAGCTTTCCTGGAAGCAAATGAACACCGAGATGAGAGCGAATGGGGCTGGGGCTGGCTCTCCCCACCTGCAGGGCTTCCCAACCAGTCCCCAAGACATGTGTCCCAAACACTTGGGCCTGCCCCATCTCTGCAAGGCAAAGTCCCCTCAACTACGATCCCTGGATGAGGGCAGGGGCCCCACCAACCTACTGCTCCCCCTCAATCCCTGGAAAGACTCCCTGGGTCGGTGGAAGCCTTTTGTCTGAATGATGCTTCTAAAAACACAAATTGCTGTCTGACTAGGGCCAGGAGCAAGGAGACACCATGGTCCTCAGGCTAGGGTCCGATGGGGAGACAGCGGAGGGGCTTAATGGCTGCTGCCATTAATCCGGGGCACACGTCCCCAAGGAGGAGAGCCTTAGAGGGCTCCGTGCTCTTTGCCAAACCGCAGAGTCGGAGAGCTGGAACGAGTGCTCCCAGAGAGCTTTTCTTGTCTCCCCAGCACTCGGCGTAGGGCTTTGCCCATGGGAAGCCCTTAATTACGAACACTTTACACTTCATTCACTGAACTGCATGTTAAGGGATGAGTGACTATTCTCTTCCTGAGAAACGGAGGTGGATTATCCCGGAGAACATTTGCGAGCACCCTGGCCTGGGTACAGGAGACGATGCACGCAGGGGAGCAGCTGGTCACAAAGCTGGGTGGAGGGATCGGAGCCGGTCTCGCCGTTCTTTCCCGATGGCCCATCACCCATGGAGCCCAGACTGCTCTCTGCATCAGGGTTCTGCCGGGATCAAGGCCTGGAAATGGGTTCAGTTGAAGGTTTCTAAAATGTTCCTGAAACTGTTGAAAGAATCTAGGACTGTGGATTCAAACAGCTTTggtgaaaaaaaacccaaactctcCTTAGGCCAATCCTCCGTGACGAGGCAGGGGTTGGTAAAGAAACACTCCAGCGGAAATCTGCCACTCTGGGAAATGCCTTCCTCTGGGCTCATTATCCTCGGGCTGATTGCTGAACGCCAGGTTCACCAGCGGGGGCTTACGTTCCATATAATCCAGGGGAAGCGTGGCGCGTTCCAGGAGGACCAGCGCCTGGAGTGGGAGGGCTTGCAAAAGCCTTGGTCCACCTGTCCCCACCTCTCGCCTGCGATTCCAAGGAGTTGTAGCACACCAAGCGGCCTCCTCCCAGTAAAACCATCTCAGCGGACAGGCCTCAAAGCCCCGGGTGAGTCCGTCTTCCCCAAACGTGGGAAGACTTCAACGATCCGTTCCGGCGCCACAAAGATGGCTGAGGCCAGGGCCGCAGAGAGCTTAGAGCTTGGACGGGCGCCGGAGACGCCGAGGTCGTCCACTACATCCCGGGTCACTGCCAGTCCTCCTGCCTTTCGTCTTCCACTACTTCTGATGACTAGGCAACTGCCTCACTGACATCCAATTCACGAGCCTGGCTACATGTCATCCCTTGAGGTCACTGATCGTTGGACAGCAGAGTTCAGAAGCGCAGGTCCGGGGGATCTTCCCAGTCCTCCTCCAGGGAATCCAACTTGTGAGTACTCGCTGGGGAGGGAGGACCACAAGAGCCGGCACTTGGGAGGGCCATTGGAGAACAGTAAAATGGGCACCCTCCCGACCTCAGAGGAGCGCCGAGATCCAAGCAGTCTGTTTCCCTTGGCAATGTCTATTCTCTAGGACGTGCCTTTGAAGAGCCAGCTGGTACAGAGATCATTTCTCCCACTGGCGTAAGCCGTGTCTCTCTTTCTAGTTTTACTTCCCACCAAGTTCCTCATGGCTTCCCTGTTGGGCTGAACCAGGCTTCGCCCCTAGTCCTTGCCCGGCCCTCCAAGTTCTGCCCTCATCTCGTGTGCTGGCTCCCAGCCAAACCAGAATCTCGGCTGTGAACTTTAACCAAATTGGGGAAACAAAAGGTGCCAAAGGATGGCAAATGATGCAGGGGGCAGGGAGGAAGCTCCCTGAGACAACGAAGAGCTGTTCCCGAGCTTAAGGACCTTGGAGAAGGCTTCTGTACATGGAAGTGAGGGCTTGGCCTGGACCCTGAAAGAAGGGGAGCGCTTAAGTAGAGAAAATGGGGAGCCCAGGCAAAgggacagagaaggaaaggatggTGAGGGGGTTCGTCTATGACAGGGAGCTGcagaaaacattttagaaatgagtcacCTCCTCAGATGGTAGCGAGTCCTGCATTTTCTAGCTAGTTTTCACTGAAGATTTGGCGATTGGGGCTGCCTGGGCCGGGGTTTATAGAGATTATTTTggtacaaaataattttcttcccatGGTGCTCTTCAAGGAGTCAAACCTTCTTCCTCTTCCAGGACTTGACTTCTGGTCttcaaaatgaggaagttggattcCCAGATCTTTTGGGTCCAAAAGGAGGATGGGGAAGAGGCCGGAGACCAGGCTGGGTGAGGGTCAGCCGAAGGAAACGAGGACAGAATGCTTAGGGGGTCGGGACAGCATCCTCAAATGCCAGAGGAGTTCTCTTGTGGGAGAAAGGTTAACAGGTTTTTTCTGAGCACTAGCACTTAGCACCGAGGACATGAAGAAAGGCAAAGCGCAGCGCCTGCCTCGAAGGACTCCCCACGGGAGGGGAAAACCAGCAAGCAGAGCGAAAGCAGGCACCGGATACGGGATCAGGAGGAAACAGAGAATGAGTCAAAGGTCCTGGATGAAGAAGGGTGGGGAAGGAGCAAAGGGCAGCCGGAGAAGCTGAGCAAGATGGAGCAGCCGGGAGGGCGGCGGGCATCGGACCAGCGGGGATTCTTCACCCTGAAGGCGAAGTTCCGAGTGGGTGTGGGAGGCAGGACTGAGATAGGCGTGAGGTCCTCCTGCCCCCGGGCCGGGCATTAGCGGGCCACGGGCTGCACAGAGTGGGCGTTTGGGGTCTTCTTCCAGATCAAAGTTCCAAGCACCAAGCTGGGCTCCCCAGAGTCCCCACGGCTGCTCTTTGTGGGCGCTTCCACGCCCGAGCGCCCCGGAGCCTTACACCCGGCTACAGACTCAGCGTGGCCCCGCGCGGGCCGGGGCCGCTTCTTTGGCCATTTCCTGCGCTCCGGTGCCGGGGCTTTTGGGGAGTCCCGTCATTCAGTCGGAGGCCGAGAGAGGGGCCGAGGCCGTTTCTTTCCCTGCGGCGGCTCTCCGGGCAGCTTCTGCTCTGCCCCCTGTAATTTTCAGGTTTTTTGCTGCCCGTTTTTACTCCGAATTCCCCTCCCGCCTTTGCCCGAGTCTGCCCGTCCCCGTGCTTCCTTTGCCCTCCTGCCTCCTTTTCCCGGTGTTTGCCCTGGGCTGCAGAGCCTCCCTCCTCTGCGGGGTTTGGTCTCCCGCTCCCCACGGCTCTCTCCCGGGGTCCTTCAGCTCTTGGCTCATCCCGAAAGCCTCTTCCTGCCCTCCTGGGGGGAACCTCTCCGAAATTCTGGTGTGGGGCCTTTTACAAGCTGGAGGCTGGTGCCCATCCCCCAACAAGACACTCCGGGAGGAGGAGCCCACCCCCAGGgaccccgggggggggggggggagccccGCACCCACGAAGGCGTAGTGCTCCTCGTAGAACCGCAGCCAGTCCCGCAGGACGAGCATCTGCGCCGGGCCGAAGTCCGACACGTCGTCGCTCAGGCCCTCCCGCGAGAAGTCCCCGGTCACGAAGGCTCGCGAGGCGTCGCGCCCTGCAGGGCCAGGCCTGGGTCAGCCTCGGGGGCGCAGGGGGGGCTGTGCGGAGGGGGTACCCAGGGGCCTTCCAGGAGCACTGcagggctggggggggggaggaaaaggaggaccCTGGCGGGGGAGGGGCACccaacctcccctccccccagggtCCCGCGCCCGGGGAAGACCCGGAgatcccctcccttctctccccccccccccccgcacccCCCCCCCGCCCAGTGGGGCGCGCACCCGCCAGGCCGCTGTAGGCGCGGCCGCGCGCGTAGTGGGCCCGCCCGGCCTGCACGTCGAACACGCGGCCCAGCAGAGCCAGGTAGAGGCCGGGTTCGCCCGCGTCCCCGCGGTAGCGGGCCAGCTCGGAGGCGCGGAGCAGCCGGGCCCCCCCCGCGGCGGCCTCCCGGCCCCCCAGCAGCCAGGCCGCCGCGGCCGCGGCCACGGCCACGGCCGCGGCCACGACCCAGCTCCGCCGTGGCTCCGCGCCGCCGCTCACGCTCCTCCTCCTCGGCGGCATCCGAGTCTGCGCTCGCCCGCCGCCCCTCACAAAGATGGCGGCCGCCGGCCCTCGCTCCCCAGACGCTCGGCGTGACCTTCCCAAGATGGCGGGGGGCCGAGGGGCGGAGGCGGGGCCGGAGGGCGGAAGCCGGAAGAGGCCGCAGGAAGTGGGcgcgccccgccccgccccgcgcCGCGCCTGCGCCAGTCAGTCCCGGCCGGCGGCGGGCACGGGCGCTGCGGGCCATGGGGAACGTCCCGAGCGGCGGCAGCGACGACGAGGAGCTCGAGGGCCCGGCCGGGGGCTGCTCGGGGCCGGGGGCGCCGGGGCCGGGGCCCGAGACTCCGGGCCCGGGCTGCAGCGCTCCGGGGCCCGGCGCTCCCTCCGCCGGCGGCCTGCCGGGGCCCGCGGCGCTGCTGGAGCCCGGAGCGCTGCGACAGGCGGCCCGCCTGAGCCCCGGCGCCCccggcccggccccggccccggcccccgaCGCCTCGGGCCGGCCTGCGCTGCTGCGCTGGCTGGAGGAGCGCCGGGCCCGCGGGGACGCCGTGGTGAGCGGGGAGCAGCTGCGGGAGGCCCTGGAGGCGCGCGGGGCTGGAGATGAGGTGAGGCCCGAGCCCGGGACACCTGTCACCTGAGCGGGGGAGGGGCCGGACCCCCACCCGGGACACCTGTCACCTGAGAGGGGGAGGGGCCGGGCCCCCACCCGGGACACCTGAGCGGGGGAGGGGCCGGACCCCCATCCGGACACCTGTCACCTGAGAGGGGGAGGGGCCGGACCCCCACCTGGGACACCTGTCACCTGAGAGGGGGAGGGGCCGGACCCCCACCCGGGACACCTGTCACCAGAATGGGGGGGCCTGGCAGCTTGGCGTGTGAGTGGCAATGCCTACTCAGGCTGGGGCAAGGCTGGGAGGTTCGAGCCTGGTCCAAGCCCCTGCCGCCAGGAGCAGAGTAGCCGGTGGGGGTTGCTCTCAGGGGGGGGCCTTTGGGTCCCAGTGCAGTGGGGTCCCTGCTCTCAGGCCGcccgggggtgggggggtggggagggggactAGAGCAGGGACGTAGGCCCCCCCCGCCCACGGGTGGGGAGGAAGGtcctgctgggggggggggaggggaccggttactcaccccccccccccagctccggTCAAAGTCCGGCGGCCTCCGGGGCGGGAGCGAAGGCGGGCGCTGGTGGCTCGGAGGAGGAAGGGCCGGGAGCTCTCCTCGGGCCGAGGTGGCGCCCGTCTCCGTCACTGGCATCGGGCCTGCTCCCGGGGGCACGTGGGGCCCTTTGACCTCACCCCCCCACCTTGGGGGCCTGGGGGCGAGCGGACTTCCGCTGTCCCGTTCTCCTCTGAGGGGCTCGGGGGAGGGGCACGTGGGCAGCTGTGAGTAGCGAGCTTGAGTCCCCCCAGTTCCCCCAGGAGAAGCTGCTCCCGTGCTCCGGCACGTGGCCCCGCCCCTGGTGGCGCCGCCCGCTCTCTGCCCGCTGTGCCCGGCGGGG from Sminthopsis crassicaudata isolate SCR6 chromosome 3, ASM4859323v1, whole genome shotgun sequence includes these protein-coding regions:
- the CYB5D2 gene encoding neuferricin, whose protein sequence is MPPRRRSVSGGAEPRRSWVVAAAVAVAAAAAAWLLGGREAAAGGARLLRASELARYRGDAGEPGLYLALLGRVFDVQAGRAHYARGRAYSGLAGRDASRAFVTGDFSREGLSDDVSDFGPAQMLVLRDWLRFYEEHYAFVGKLIGRFYEENGKPTPALLLAEATMAQGVAAREKEDGQRQQFPPCNSEWSLASPGRFWCSKQSGGVTRAWAGVPRKLYQPGGKKPRCVCVRTTGPPTGQPASTSHGDRGDLDDPSLQEYPGCPPLASSCTVQD